A window of Candidatus Chlorobium masyuteum genomic DNA:
CGAACCGGCAAGCGTGCCATGCCCCTTGCAGTAGTGCTCAATGTCGTCAATCTGTGACGGGGTGTAACCGAGCCGTTCAAGCGCCTTGTGCACCGACTGATTGACAATCTTGAAGTAGCCGCCACCGGCCAGTTTCTTGAATTTGACAATAGCAAACTCCGGCTCAATTCCGGTCGTATCACAATCCATAACCAGTCCGATGGTGCCGGTAGGCGCAATCACGCTCACCTGGGCATTTCGGAAACCATACTTCTTGCCCTTCTGGAGCGCCTCATCCCAGATCTTTCCGGCAGCCTCGAAGAGCTCCTTAGGGCAGTACTCCGAATCAATACCGCGAGGGCTGACCGAAAGCCCCTCATACTCCTCTTCAGAGAGGTTGTGTGCTGCCCGGCGATGGTTGCGGATAACACGAAGCATATCCTTTGCATTTGCGCTGTGACCGGCAAAAGCTCCGAGGTCATGCGCCATCTCTGCCGAGGTGGCATAGGCCTGACCGGTCATGACCGATGCAATTGCACCGGCAAGGGCCAGCGCTTTTGGTGAATCGTAAGGGATGCCGAGCACCATCAGTACGGTGCCGAGATTGGCAAAACCAAGCCCGAGCGTTCTGTACTCGTAACTCAGGCGGGCAATCTCCTTTGAAGGAAAATGCGCCATCAGCACTGAAATTTCAAGGACGATAGTCCAGAGAGCTGAAGCGTGCTGCAGCTCACGGATCTTTACCTTGCCCGACTCCTCATCAATGAAATGGATAAGGTTGAGACTTGCAAGATTGCAGGCTGTGTCGTCAAGGAACATGTACTCCGAGCAGGGGTTGCTCGCATTGATCCGTCCGCTTGCCGGGCAGGTGTGCCACTCGTTGATCGTTGTATCGAACTGCAAGCCCGGATCGGCGCACTTCCATGCACTGAGCAGAATTTTCTCCCACAAATCACGCGCCTTTACTGCACGGACGTTCTTGCCGGTTGTACGCTGGCGAAGCTGCCAGATATCGTCATTCTCCACCGCCTTCATGAACTCGTTGGTCACCCTGACGGTATTGTTGGAGTTCTGGCCGCCGACCGTCTGGTAGGCTTCCGACTCATAATTGGAGTTATACTCATCAAAATCAAGCGTCGTGAATCCCTGTTCGACCAAAGCAAGCACCCGTATGATATAGCTCATCGGCACGGCCCTGCTGAGCGCATTCTGAATCAGGCGGTTGAGTGCCGGATTCTCCTTGCGGTCAGAACCGTTCAAAAGAGCCTCTTCAACAATGGCCTGCAGAAAACGGGAGCAGATTCTTGATCCGGCCACGAGCGAGGCAACCTTGTCCTCCTCCTTGGCCTTCCATTCGATAAATTTCTCCACATCCGGATGGTCGATATCGACAATAACCATCTTGGCTGCCCTGCGGGTTGTGCCGCCTGATTTTATAGCTCCGGCCGCAGAATCAAAAATCTTCAGAAAACTCATCAGACCCGACGAACTTCCGCCGCCACTCAGTTTTTCACCTCCCGAGCGAAGGTTGGAGTAGTTGGTACCCGAGCCGCTGCCGAACTTGAATACCCTCGCCTCACGAATCGCCAGATCGAAAATACCACCCTCATTGACCAGATCGTCACTGACCGACTGGATAAAACAGGCGTGAGCCTGCGGGCGGCTGTAGGCATCCTCGGACTCCTTCACCTCACGCGTTTCAGGATCAACATGGTAGTGACCCTGTGCAGGCCCGGTCGTGCCATAGGCAAAATTAAGGCCTGTATTGAACCACTGCGGAGAGTTGGGTGCGCCCATCTGCTTGAGAATCATGAAAGCGACCTCATCATAAAAGGTCTGGGCATCTTCCGCTGTATCAAAATATCTGTTTTTCTCACCCCAATCCTTCCAGCACCCTGCCAGACGATGAACAACCTCCCTGATGGAGTGCTCACTGCCGGTCACAGGATGCCCTTCGGCATCAAGAATAATTTCGCCATTTTCGTCCCGCTGGGGCACCCCGGTTTTGCGGAAATATTTCTGTGCAAGAATATCTGCGGCAACCTGCGACCACTGTTTCGGCACCTCGATATCGGTCATTTCAAACACTTTCGAACCGTCCGGATTCCGCAGAACCGAAGAGCGTGTCGTGTATTCAAACCTGTCGAAAACATTTTCGCCGGGACTGGTGAACAGACGGGAAATTTTCATAGAGATTCTCCAGTATCAGTATTGATATGTGACTGTATAAATAATTATATAATTATAACTTAGCGGACTTGCGCCCTCAATGACACTCTCTGCTCGATATCAGATTTTCCAATAAAGTTTAATATAACATTTATCGAAAAAGATGGCTATTCGAGACAATTTCTCTGTTTTTTTTCCCTTCTTTCCTGTGAAAAAATGCAAGGTTTATTGCCTGACTTTGATCCCGAAGTCAAATGGCAATATCTTTCCGGCAGGTCTCCTGACTATCAACGGTTTTCTGCCCTTTCGGCAGGCGTTCAATGTGGAAAAAGCCTTCCCCCGTCTCTCCGGTGGTAACATCTCGGATAACGACGTGGCTTGATCCTGCTGAATAGAAAATGAACAAACTGGGTTGTTTGCCTCCCCTCTCCAGCGAACCGTTTTTCAGTTGCGGGTACAGTGTACGAATCTCACGTACTTCCCTATTATCCGGACCATTTCAAGTCCGGCACCAGAAAAAAAGAACTGATAACAGTGTACTGTTTTTTTCCCTCGCTTTCAACCGCAAAAGAGGGTAATCTTCATTTTTCGCGATCTCCGGAAAAAACAGAGTCAGATAAAAGATCGGGACGACACTACAGCAAATCACAAATTTTTAACAGGAATATCACCAAGCACAGCAACAAGCAGATCCCAGAATTTCCCGACAGAGGGAATATGCACCTTCTCATCCGGAGAGTGCGGGTAGCGAATGGTGGGACCAAAAGAGATCATATCAAGTGCAGGGTATGCGCCTCCTATAATACCGCACTCAAGACCCGCATGAACCGCACTCGTCACAGGAATCTTCCCGAACTTCTTCTGAAATAGATCCTGCATGATCTTCAGAATCGGCGACTCAGGATCCGGTTTCCAGCCGGGATAGCCTCCGTCAACCACCGAACCCGCCCCTGCAAGATCAAAAAGAGCCGTGATCATGTGCTCAAGATCGACTTTCGCCGAATCAACCGAACTTCTGACGAGAGAGTCAACAGCAATTGTGCCGTTCCCGGATTTCACCATGGCAAGATTATTGGAGGTTTCAACAAGACCCTCCATCTCACTGCTCATTCGCATAACGCCATTCGGACAGGCATAGATGGCCTTCATCAATCTGAGAAACACTGCCGGTTCAATAGCCGTTTCGGGGAGAGAAACAGAAACCACTTCAATCTGCAGGGCTGGTTCAACCGCTCGCAGCTCATCTTGTATGGTGCCCCTCAAAACAGAGAGTCGGTCAAGAAAAGCAGCCGCCGTTACTTCGGGAACAGCAGCAACGGCAAAGGATTCACGAGGGATGGCATTACGCAGACTTCCCCCGTCAATGGATATAAGCTGCAAACCATACCCGATATGGCCTTCATAGAGAATCCGGTTCATGATCTTGTTGGCATTACCACGGCCCAGATGGATATCCACACCGCTGTGGCCGCCCATCAAGCCGGTTACGCTGATCCTGAAGCCCTGGTAGTCCTCCGATAGAGCGTGTTCAGTGTAGTTGAAAGTTGAGGTTACGTTGACACCTCCGGCGCAGCCGATAAAGAGCTCCCCATCATCCTCCGAATCAAGATTCATGAGAATCTCACCCTTCAGCACTCCGGGTTTCAGACCCATTGCCCCGCTCATCCCGGCCTCCTCGTTGCTGGTAAAGAGCGCTTCAATAGGACCATGCTTTAGCGTTGTAGACTCAAGCACGGCCATCGCTACCGCAACCCCGACACCATTGTCAGCACCAAGTGTGGTGCCATCGGCCCGCACCCACTCGCCATCAATAATGGTCTCAATCGGATCTTTTGCAAAATCATGGCTCTTTCCGGTGTTCTTCTGCGGCACCATATCCAGATGAGCCTGCAGAATCACCCCCTTCCGGTTCTCCAGTCCCGAAGTGGCCGGCTTGCGGATAATGACATTGTCAGCATCATCCACAATACTCTCAAGGCCGAGGTTGCGACCGAATGCCGTCATGAATTCACGAATCTTCTCCTCATGGCCCGAAGGCCGGGGAATACGGGTCAGGCTCTGAAAATGCCTCCAAACCTCATGCGGGCTCAACCCTGAAATATCGTTGTTCATAAAATGTATTGTTGTTGGAGGGCAGAACCCTCATTTTCCGGGAGCGCCGAGATCCAGCTCGGCATAAGGTTTGTAATACTATCATAACAGGCGACAACTTGTTCATTTTTTTCAGGTTACCCGATAGATCAGTCTCCAATATCAATCGCTCTGCATACATATTAATCCCCTGACCATATTGAGTTTATTACAGCTCTGCACCAAAACCACTCAATACCTCTGCATATCTGCTATTCGTGAAAATATACATCAGTAGAGGTTGCCGACAAAAACAGGAAAACTGAAATTGATTGCCGGGAACATGGTTCCCAAGCTCTGTAGACTCAAAGAAGTTAGTAGAGCGCATTCCGCAACCCTCACACTCTCTGCAAGGGGTTTCAATCCACGCGCCCAAAGCAGGGCATGACTGTGCAAATAAAAGAGCGGCCCCGGTGCATCCAGACTCGCGCCTCCTGGGATAGCTTACACCCCATTATGAGTTCACAGCCAATAACTGATCCTTTTGAAAAAACAGAAATTGGATTATTAATTACCTCTGTCACTTACGTCCCTTAATCCCCCACGAATGGATAGCACTCAAAAATATACTTGGGAAACACCCCCACGCACATGGGGAAGACTTACCTCTGGAGAGACAAGAAATGTGATCGAATGGAAACACCCCCACGCACATGGGGAAGACGGGTGCTGCCGGGATGGTGATTGCTCCGGTCAGGAAACACCCCCACGCACATGGGGAAGACCTTCTCAACTGCTTCAACCAAAACATTTATCTGGAAACACCCCCACGCACATGGGGAAGACACGGAAAATCCTCGGCGTAGTTCCCTCGGTTAAGAAACACCCCCACGCACATGGGGAAGACTCGAAAAGACTCTACTGTTATTGTCATTTGCGTGAAACACCCCCACGCACATGGGGAAGACAAACCGAACTCACTGTATTTGAGCAATCAACTAGAAACACCCCCACGCACATGGGGAAGACTGTATTGTGCGATGCAATACAACGAAACATTGAGAAACACCCCCACGCACATGGGGAAGACAAAATCCATGCCGCAGACGCTGGGCTCGCTCAGGAAACACCCCCACGCACATGGGGAAGACTTTGGGCTCGATGGCTCCGGGGTGTCCGGACTGGAAACACCCCCACGCACATGGGGAAGACAATTACGAATGTTCGGCATTCCAACCTGACGATGAAACACCCCCACGCACATGGGGAAGACTTAAGCCCCATATGATGCTCTGGGCCATAGTCAGAAACACCCCCACGCACATGGGGAAGACTTTTCAACCCTTCAGCGATGAGGGGCTTTTTTAGAAACACCCCCACGCACATGGGGAAGACATACTGCTTATAGTTTGTGTCAAGTCCTGCCTGGAAACACCCCCACGCACATGGGGAAGACACAATGACTCCTTTTTCGCTGTGCTTGAATGGAGAAACACCCCCACGCACATGGGGAAGACCTTTGTCGCGATGGAATCCTTCACATCAGGGCAGAAACACCCCCACGCACATGGGGAAGACCCTTTTAAATCAACAACCGCGTCCTCCTCAATGGAAACACCCCCACGCACATGGGGAAGACGAAAGCATCCGGGCAATCAACACTCATGCGAAAGAAACACCCCCACGCACATGGGGAAGACTTACGCTGCAAAAACCACGATTACGGGCAAGTAGAAACACCCCCACGCACATGGGGAAGACCCTCCGCTCTCGGCGTGCTCAAGCGTGACGTCAGAAACACCCCCACGCACATGGGGAAGACATTCGGCCTGCAAAGTGACGTGCGCTCCTTCAAGAAACACCCCCACGCACATGGGGAAGACTGTCAATCCAATCACCACTCATCGTTCAACGTAGAAACACCCCCACGCACATGGGGAAGACTGCTAGGAACTCTCGAAAATGAGTGATTAGTAGGAAACACCCCCACGCACATGGGGAAGACACCCCCATTACCCTGGACAAGCTGAGTGACGTAGAAACACCCCCACGCACATGGGGAAGACGCTGCATCAAGTACTCATAATCCCACTCTTTGAGAAACACCCCCACGCACATGGGGAAGACTCTTCCTTGGCATTGCAAGCCAGTTTATCAACGGAAACACCCCCACGCACATGGGGAAGACGGTGGGCTCATAAAGACAGAGGTTTCAGTGCCAGAAACACCCCCACGCACATGGGGAAGACTCTCAATACTGAATCTGGCCCAAACTACTATCTGGAAACACCCCCACGCACATGGGGAAGACTTCCTCCGGTGGATCGGAAGATGGATCGACAAGGAAACACCCCCACGCACATGGGGAAGACCGGCAAAAAACCGGCAAATTTCTCACCACACAAGAAACACCCCCACGCACATGGGGAAGACAGATTATATCACGACGGACGGCGGTCTGCTTTAGAAACACCCCCACGCACATGGGGAAGACAGCCGGATGGAGAGGAGGCTCAGGATAGTAATGGAAACACCCCCACGCACATGGGGAAGACAATGTATCAATCAATCATAACGGAAAGGACTCAGAAACACCCCCACGCACATGGGGAAGACGCCTGTGCCATAAGCCCCTTCAGGGCCGACAAGGAAACACCCCCACGCACATGGGGAAGACCTTTCCTTTTAAAAAGTCTCATCCACGCTCCTGGAAACACCCCCACGCACATGGGGAAGACGGTTTGTTCCGAGTATCGCATTGAGCCAAGTGGGAAACACCCCCACGCACATGGGGAAGACGAAAGCTTTGCGCTCAGCACCTTACCGGCGGCGGAAACACCCCCACGCACATGGGGAAGACCTCCTCTCTGTCCGTATCACTCATAGTCTCAAAGAAACACCCCCACGCACATGGGGAAGACACCGGCTTTCTTATTCTCTTTGTCCTTGATTTAGAAACACCCCCACGCACATGGGGAAGACCAACACCAGATTTTGGCGTAGAACCAACTCCAAGAAACACCCCCACGCACATGGGGAAGACAGAGTGACTACAAAAAGCATCAATCAAAAATAAGAAACACCCCCACGCACATGGGGAAGACCTGAGACAAGAAAGCTGTGCAAATTTGCTGACGGAAACACCCCCACGCACATGGGGAAGACACACGGAAAGTCAGTGTGCGAAGCGATCCGCAAGAAACACCCCCACGCACATGGGGAAGACGGTCTCTGTAAATCGCTTTGACATCTCACCCTGGAAACACCCCCACGCACATGGGGAAGACCGGTCAGGCCGTTCAGCACTGCGACCTGAATCAGAAACACCCCCACGCACATGGGGAAGACTCCATGCAAGAACTGCCCCGGCAACGCTGTCTAGAAACACCCCCACGCACATGGGGAAGACTCCAGCGGACTGCAGATATGCTGCACGAAAGTAGAAACACCCCCACGCACATGGGGAAGACACTGGATTTCACTGGACCTTCAGGTTTCTCCGGGAGTTTTTTTAGGCTGAATAACAGGCACAAAACTCTTTTCAATCACCAACGGCATCCCGGATAACTCAATCACATCTCTGCGAGTGTCACCAAGTCCATAAATTTCATATCCGGGCGGAGTGTTGCTGCTATTGAAAATCATCAATCCGGATTCAGGTGGGCAGTATTTGTGCAAATAATCTATAACTTTTTTTGCCACAGAGTCTTTGATACCTGAAACAAACATGTTAGCACGTGGTTCTACAAACCAAAGTTTCATTCGTCCGCGCACTGCGGGCGGCAGATCATTGGCAATTACAACCAGCATTATTGCTTCCCGAGCATTTCTTCAATATCCGGCCCGATACAAGCAAGCAGGTCCATATCAATCACTCTTCGACGGAACTCTGTAGCGGTCTTATGGCGGTCATAGGAACCGGCCATGTTAACTGTCAATGAAAAAGCAAGATCAATTGAAAGTTCCTCTTTGTATAAATCGGCCATATCATAGACAAATGGCAATGGGCTGCCTGAGTGTATGAAACCAATATGTGGAGAGTAACCCATACTGTGGACAGCAGAACAAATAATACCATAGAGGGCAGCATTTGCTGAGGTCAGGATTCTATTGGTTACATCACCCATCTCAAACTTGCCGGGAGTGAATTGCCGACCCTTCCACCCAACCTTGTACTTTATAGCTTTTTTCTCATAGAGTTGACGAACACGCAAACCCTCCATTCCCATCAGTTGATGAAGGGTTTTGTTTTCCAGTTTCTCTCCGGGAAACCTTCGTTTAAACATACGGGCAGCAACTTTCAGTGATTTATCGGGGTCAGCCGAGAGTAACATCTGCCGCCGAAAATTCCGGGTGTCGCTTGTTGGCGTCTGCCCGGCGGCAAAAAAAATAAGACTGTCTTCGCCAACCCAGCATAATCCACAATTTGAAGCAGACATTACTTTGACGGCTTCATGGGTAACGGTTGTGCCCGGCCCAAGTAACAAACAATTGAGCATCGCAACCGGCAACCGGACGACGTTCCCATCACAGTCTATCCACTTGATACTGCTATCATCAATTTCCAGTCTGCCTCGTTCAAGATAGACAAAAGGGTATTTATCTTTGACCTGCGGCAACGTGTCGCGCGTAATCTTAATCAACAGCCGTTGTGCAGCACCATCTTTTACAGGAAGTTCAGACATGGTCGTCAACTGTAATTATTGTTACCCTGCGTTCTCTGTACAACTTGTTTTCACCAAACTGGATTGGCACATCATTCAGAACAATGGATTCTCCATCGTGCTCTCCATCCAAAACCCTGAAATCCTCCACCAGCTTTTTTTCTTGCGCTACCTCGATAGCGCGAACTATAGCTGCGGATTCTGAAGCAAAAGATCCTTGATAGATGAAATCCGTAGGCACACAGCACTTTCGGCCCAAATAGATATCCCAGCAAGGATTCGCCAGAGCATCGGCAATAATGGCTGTTTTAGCGACTGGAATTTGCAGAATGGCAGCAAAGGCAGCATCCTGCAGGTAGTAGCGATAGGTTATTTTTGAGCCGCCCCCAACAGCCGCCTTACCATCACTTTTTTTGGGGATCAGGAGCGTTTCCCAAGGGTTCTGGTCATCATAGCCACTCCCAACCATATGGAAATCTCTCAACAAGGCTTCTCTTTCTTTTGATCTTCGAAAGGAGAGTACTGTCTGGCTAAGTGAACCCATCTCCTGCAGCAGTTCTTTCTGCTCACCACCAGCACCAAGGGCACAGCATAGCAGACCGAGTACACCCGATTTTGTTGGGAAATCAAGGGTACCCCTTCGACCGAATCTTGAGTCGGAACCCCATGACTGCAATGGCGCTTCAAGCCAGAGCAAGAGATAGGTGCTACTCATTGAACCTCCGCTACAGATTTTTTCAATTCCTCGATGAGATGGTCAATGCTGAAACCTGCGTCTTCACCAAAAGTAAACTCTTTTTGTTTACCGAATAATGACCCTGCCAAGACCTCTTTTTTAGCCAGATAATCGGTGAGTGCCGTTATGCTTGGTTGAAGATAGCCTCCATCTTTTGCTTTAACGGCTGTTTCAAAAGGCATCTGCAAGCGCTGCCCATTACGGACAAAGATTTTTGCAAATTCCCATGGAGAGGCCCCGGACTGGGTGGTTTGCCTCGCACTTGGAACAGCTACAAAAAGGGCTTTGGTAAACGCTTCAATTGCTTTTTCGAGTCCATCACCAGAAAGAGAAGCCCAAAGCTGGCCAAGATCCAGACTGACATACCGGTAATAAGTCGCTGAATTGAACTCCAGGCTCCCCATGTGAGCGGAACCCTGCTCTTCACTCAGGTCATCAAGAGCGGTAAAAAACTCCACCTCGTTGCTGACTTTATGCGTTGAGATCGCATGAGAGAATGATGCCGCAGCCTCAATGTCGAGTTCACTCGCTTGAGCAACCATACGACCAAACAAGGCAATGTCAAGTCCGTCAAGAGCAGGGTTCAGGGTTTTCTTGGCTACTTTTTGAAGCTCTTTGTCGCTCAGTTTTACTCCGTCAAAACTTTTTTCATTGGCGTAGTCCGCAAAAGCTCGCGCTTCAGATTCACTGAAAAAGAAAAGGGTATCCTTGCTGAATGCTTCGGAAATAATTTTTCCGCATGCGGCACCCTGC
This region includes:
- the cas7e gene encoding type I-E CRISPR-associated protein Cas7/Cse4/CasC, translated to MSTTNPFRNTRIEYHILQSFPVTCLNRDDVGAPKTAIVGGNTRARVSSQCWKRQVRVAMQEFDIKLGIRTKKIGEFVAKACVERGASEEQGAACGKIISEAFSKDTLFFFSESEARAFADYANEKSFDGVKLSDKELQKVAKKTLNPALDGLDIALFGRMVAQASELDIEAAASFSHAISTHKVSNEVEFFTALDDLSEEQGSAHMGSLEFNSATYYRYVSLDLGQLWASLSGDGLEKAIEAFTKALFVAVPSARQTTQSGASPWEFAKIFVRNGQRLQMPFETAVKAKDGGYLQPSITALTDYLAKKEVLAGSLFGKQKEFTFGEDAGFSIDHLIEELKKSVAEVQ
- the cas5e gene encoding type I-E CRISPR-associated protein Cas5/CasD, which produces MSSTYLLLWLEAPLQSWGSDSRFGRRGTLDFPTKSGVLGLLCCALGAGGEQKELLQEMGSLSQTVLSFRRSKEREALLRDFHMVGSGYDDQNPWETLLIPKKSDGKAAVGGGSKITYRYYLQDAAFAAILQIPVAKTAIIADALANPCWDIYLGRKCCVPTDFIYQGSFASESAAIVRAIEVAQEKKLVEDFRVLDGEHDGESIVLNDVPIQFGENKLYRERRVTIITVDDHV
- the cas2e gene encoding type I-E CRISPR-associated endoribonuclease Cas2e: MLVVIANDLPPAVRGRMKLWFVEPRANMFVSGIKDSVAKKVIDYLHKYCPPESGLMIFNSSNTPPGYEIYGLGDTRRDVIELSGMPLVIEKSFVPVIQPKKTPGET
- a CDS encoding aminoacyl-histidine dipeptidase, translating into MNNDISGLSPHEVWRHFQSLTRIPRPSGHEEKIREFMTAFGRNLGLESIVDDADNVIIRKPATSGLENRKGVILQAHLDMVPQKNTGKSHDFAKDPIETIIDGEWVRADGTTLGADNGVGVAVAMAVLESTTLKHGPIEALFTSNEEAGMSGAMGLKPGVLKGEILMNLDSEDDGELFIGCAGGVNVTSTFNYTEHALSEDYQGFRISVTGLMGGHSGVDIHLGRGNANKIMNRILYEGHIGYGLQLISIDGGSLRNAIPRESFAVAAVPEVTAAAFLDRLSVLRGTIQDELRAVEPALQIEVVSVSLPETAIEPAVFLRLMKAIYACPNGVMRMSSEMEGLVETSNNLAMVKSGNGTIAVDSLVRSSVDSAKVDLEHMITALFDLAGAGSVVDGGYPGWKPDPESPILKIMQDLFQKKFGKIPVTSAVHAGLECGIIGGAYPALDMISFGPTIRYPHSPDEKVHIPSVGKFWDLLVAVLGDIPVKNL
- the cas1e gene encoding type I-E CRISPR-associated endonuclease Cas1e, with the protein product MSELPVKDGAAQRLLIKITRDTLPQVKDKYPFVYLERGRLEIDDSSIKWIDCDGNVVRLPVAMLNCLLLGPGTTVTHEAVKVMSASNCGLCWVGEDSLIFFAAGQTPTSDTRNFRRQMLLSADPDKSLKVAARMFKRRFPGEKLENKTLHQLMGMEGLRVRQLYEKKAIKYKVGWKGRQFTPGKFEMGDVTNRILTSANAALYGIICSAVHSMGYSPHIGFIHSGSPLPFVYDMADLYKEELSIDLAFSLTVNMAGSYDRHKTATEFRRRVIDMDLLACIGPDIEEMLGKQ
- a CDS encoding vitamin B12-dependent ribonucleotide reductase translates to MKISRLFTSPGENVFDRFEYTTRSSVLRNPDGSKVFEMTDIEVPKQWSQVAADILAQKYFRKTGVPQRDENGEIILDAEGHPVTGSEHSIREVVHRLAGCWKDWGEKNRYFDTAEDAQTFYDEVAFMILKQMGAPNSPQWFNTGLNFAYGTTGPAQGHYHVDPETREVKESEDAYSRPQAHACFIQSVSDDLVNEGGIFDLAIREARVFKFGSGSGTNYSNLRSGGEKLSGGGSSSGLMSFLKIFDSAAGAIKSGGTTRRAAKMVIVDIDHPDVEKFIEWKAKEEDKVASLVAGSRICSRFLQAIVEEALLNGSDRKENPALNRLIQNALSRAVPMSYIIRVLALVEQGFTTLDFDEYNSNYESEAYQTVGGQNSNNTVRVTNEFMKAVENDDIWQLRQRTTGKNVRAVKARDLWEKILLSAWKCADPGLQFDTTINEWHTCPASGRINASNPCSEYMFLDDTACNLASLNLIHFIDEESGKVKIRELQHASALWTIVLEISVLMAHFPSKEIARLSYEYRTLGLGFANLGTVLMVLGIPYDSPKALALAGAIASVMTGQAYATSAEMAHDLGAFAGHSANAKDMLRVIRNHRRAAHNLSEEEYEGLSVSPRGIDSEYCPKELFEAAGKIWDEALQKGKKYGFRNAQVSVIAPTGTIGLVMDCDTTGIEPEFAIVKFKKLAGGGYFKIVNQSVHKALERLGYTPSQIDDIEHYCKGHGTLAGSPSINRQWLKTRGFSDEKIDVVESQLETVFDIRFAFNKWILGEEFCASLGFSDQQLNDPDFDLLQALGATPEDAELANDYVCGTMTIEGAPHLKLEHLPVFDCASRCGKKGQRYIKHMAHVRMMSSVQPFISGAISKTVNMPSTATTAEIGEVYTSAWQHMIKAITVYRDGSKLSQPLNSSSYQDLDEVIMLGTEESLDETKGPKEVQEQIVERVYHRSERRYLPKRRKGYIREAYVGGHKVFLRTGEYQDGSLGEVFIDMYKEGASFKGLLNCFAVLASKALQYGMPLEELVDSFTFTRFEPAGAVQGHNAIKNSTSILDYVFRSIGYDYLGRKDFVHVKAVDEVHEGDAEGISGSNGHAPVAEPALAVHSSSEGSSTRKSQVYQAKVQGYTGEQCENCGSMRVKQNGTCKVCEDCGMTTGCS